One segment of Panicum virgatum strain AP13 chromosome 3K, P.virgatum_v5, whole genome shotgun sequence DNA contains the following:
- the LOC120701071 gene encoding uncharacterized protein LOC120701071, which translates to MAGRADQVWEHGEKIGSGWKCKYCREAKAGGGATRLKEHLAHRGNDVKDCPSVPKEVKAFFARELDKIKERKRERERQRHRSTAAARTQYVDLENEDDDPELQAAIHQSREEYEFRERAGARYERGGGSGSGQAGPLPRMLRRSQTQVPERVKDYHLASSSGPRQQRIDTGPWTSKGRNAKQILGRAWAKACHAIGIPGRKVDDPYFRAAIIETQKQGTGIAIPIGRDIDGKYLQENVNEIKKEMEKWRRFWPEYGVTIMCDSWTGPTRKSVINFLLYCNGTMYFWKSIDATGVSQDHQFILKEIKKVVSHVGPENIVQIVTDNGSNYRKACKLLSNEFRHIAWQPCLAHTINLMLKDIGKWPEHEAMIESAQKICSWFYNSNSLHHMMKTAIGGELVKWNATRFGTNYMFLESFLRKKDQFMAWMVSAEFRATRHFDSPAGRYAFNNLTTLQWWDSMQSVLDDVEPLYMFLRFADQDKVPTLGEVLMEYQHCRQTYASKFSNDGARFDKITDVITSRLATVMLGTYVQTACALHPYVNYAVGTTADVLEDLRKGLERMFDTSTAAAALHEYELFRNKAGQFSGDLTRRMAVDRSTSPSSWWSMFGSDTPNLQRAATRLLSQCVSSSGCERNWSTFAFIHTKLRNRLSYSKLHDLVFVNYNLRLRIQRASATVEPSEYDPASSFMDLSLYRQHSAIREWMEKGRSNGPPTLDEDSDYSDSPIPSQMFTSLAHDGDESPLDVTGWAEKNIGDTHFGKRKSKVGPAQKQRKKCRRNDEEEEEEIRSEDTTPEPTGDDYNENDNDDDDDDDTDDGGSGGGETARGTSAVGGSSGGHSGGRPIRFTGESHFTHATQDEDHGAPTSQRQTRSYRRQSTPHEYDSSSSLSSTSSYPAVPSYPYPYPQPYPYPQSYPYPPPDPYAQPYDPRLHSLHIMYDYLSGAHHEYKEAE; encoded by the exons ATGGCGGGGCGAGCGGACCAAGTGTGGGAGCATGGAGAGAAGATAGGCTCCGGCTGGAAGTGCAAGTATTGCCGTGAGGCAAAGGCTGGTGGAGGGGCAACAAGGCTAAAGGAGCATTTGGCCCACCGAGGTAACGATGTGAAGGACTGTCCTTCAGTCCCTAAAGAGGTGAAGGCTTTCTTTGCCCGTGAACTTGACAAGataaaggagagaaagaggGAAAGGGAGCGACAAAGGCATAGAAGCACAGCGGCAGCTAGAACTCAGTACGTTGACCTAGAAAATGAGGACGATGATCCTGAATTACAAGCTGCCATCCATCAATCAAGGGAGGAGTATGAGTTCAGAGAAAGAGCTGGTGCACGATACGAGAGGGGTGGTGGCTCTGGATCGGGCCAAGCGGGACCGCTCCCTAGGATGTTAAGAAGGAGTCAGACACAAGTGCCAGAGCGGGTAAAGGACTACCATCTTGCTTCTAGCTCTGGACCGCGCCAACAAAGGATAGATACGGGTCCTTGGACCAGCAAGGGGAGGAATGCAAAGCAAATTCTTGGGAGGGCATGGGCGAAGGCATGCCATGCCATTGGTATACCTGGTAGGAAAGTAGATGACCCGTACTTTAGGGCGGCCATCATAGAGACGCAGAAACAAG GTACAGGGATCGCAATACCAATTGGAAGGGACATTGATGGAAAGTACTTGCAAGAAAATGTGAACGAGATTAAAAAAGAGATGGAGAAGTGGAGGCGATTTTGGCCTGAGTATGGTGTCACTATCATGTGCGATTCGTGGACGGGCCCTACTCGCAAGAGTGTCATCAACTTCTTGCTTTATTGCAATGGGACTATGTATTTTTGGAAGTCTATTGATGCGACTGGAGTATCACAGGACCATCAATTCATACTGAAG GAGATCAAGAAAGTAGTGAGCCATGTGGGGCCAGAGAATATTGTTCAGATCGTCACGGATAATGGCTCCAATTACAGGAAGGCATGTAAGCTGCTGAGTAATGAGTTTCGGCATATCGCGTGGCAGCCATGCCTTGCACACACGATTAACCTCATGTTGAAGGACATTGGAAAGTGGCCTGAACATGAAGCAATGATTGAGAGTGCCCAAAAAATTTGCAGTTGGTTCTACAACTCAAACAGTTTGCACCACATGATGAAGACTGCCATTGGTGGCGAGTTAGtaaaatggaatgcaacaaGATTCGGAACGAACTACATGTTTCTTGAGAGCTTTCTTAGGAAAAAGGATCAGTttatggcatggatggtctctgCAGAGTTTAGAGCAACACGCCATTTTGATTCTCCTGCCGGTAGGTATGCATTCAACAACTTGACAACACTTCAATGGTGGGACAGCATGCAGAGTGTTCTAGATGATGTCGAGCCTCTATATATGTTCTTGAGATTTGCTGATCAAGACAAGGTTCCAACTTTAGGTGAAGTGCTCATGGAGTACCAACACTGTAGGCAGACATATGCAAGCAAATTTTCAAATGATGGTGCCCGATTTGACAAGATCACGGATGTTATCACTTCAAGGCTAGCTACTGTAATGTTGGGCACATATGTGCAGACTGCTTGTGCCTTGCATCCATACGTCAATTATGCTGTCGGGACGACGGCAGATGTTTTGGAAGATCTTCGAAAGGGACTTGAAAGGATGTTTGACACTAGCACAGCGGCAGCTGCACTCCATGAGTATGAGTTATTTAGAAACAAGGCTGGTCAGTTCTCAGGGGACCTTACTAGGAGAATGGCGGTTGATCGAAGCACATCACCATCTAGCTGGTGGTCCATGTTTGGCTCAGATACGCCAAACCTTCAAAGAGCGGCAACACGGCTTCTCTCCCAATGTGTATCATCCAGTGGCTGTGAACGAAATTGGAGTACGTTTGCATTCATCCACACAAAGCTTCGTAACAGACTCAGCTATAGCAAGCTACATGATTTAGTGTTTGTAAACTACAATCTCCGACTCCGTATCCAACGTGCATCAGCCACCGTAGAGCCAAGTGAATATGATCCTGCTAGCAGTTTCATGGACCTCTCATTGTATAGGCAACATAGCGCTATTCGGGAGTGGATGGAGAAAGGGAGATCCAATGGACCACCCACTCTGGATGAGGATTCTGATTATAGTGACTCTCCAATCCCTAGTCAGATGTTCACCTCCCTAGCGCATGATGGTGATGAATCACCATTGGATGTTACTGGTTGGGCGGAGAAGAATATAGGCGACACCCATTTTGGAAAGAGAAAGTCTAAAGTTGGCCCGGctcaaaaacaaagaaaaaaatgtagaaGAAATgacgaagaggaagaggaagaaattAGAAGTGAGGACACTACGCCTGAGCCAACGGGTGATGACTACAATGAAAATGACaatgatgacgacgatgacgacgacaccGATGATGGTGGCAGTGGTGGTGGTGAGACAGCCAGAGGGACTAGTGCGGTTGGAGGGAGCAGCGGTGGCCATTCAGGTGGAAGGCCTATTAGATTTACTGGAGAGAGCCATTTCACACATGCCACACAGGATGAAGACCATGGAGCACCCACTTCACAGAGACAGACTAGAAGCTACCGAAGACAATCCACACCCCATGAATATGATAGCTCTAGCTCTCTTAGCTCCACCAGTAGCTACCCTGCCGTACCATCATACCCATATCCATACCCACAGCCATACCCATACCCACAGTCGTATCCATACCCTCCACCAGATCCATACGCACAACCTTATGACCCTCGGCTGCACTCATTGCATATCATGTATGACTATCTGTCTGGGGCACATCATGAGTACAAGGAAGCTGAATGA